A window of Natrinema versiforme contains these coding sequences:
- a CDS encoding 30S ribosomal protein S27e codes for MAGNFYNVRCSDCENEQTVFGKASSEVACAVCGTTLVRPTGGKAEIEHEILETVESR; via the coding sequence ATGGCAGGAAATTTCTACAACGTTCGATGCAGTGACTGCGAGAACGAACAGACCGTCTTCGGCAAGGCCTCCTCCGAGGTCGCCTGCGCCGTCTGCGGGACGACGCTCGTGCGACCGACCGGTGGCAAAGCCGAGATCGAACACGAGATCCTCGAGACAGTCGAGTCACGATGA
- a CDS encoding metallophosphoesterase — protein MTAPDVEIDVPFSLRDRAVFLPAAETLVLADVHLGKAAASSVDAPIDDGSDSLERLRALLAETTPETVVVAGDLLHSFSRVPRGVARDLDRLTEIVERPDAELIVTPGNHDAMLADAFDGETTAEYAVADGETVVCHGHERPDTAADRYIVGHDHPALSIEGRKRPCFLYGPEQYEGADVLVLPAFTRLAAGATVNGMSGRDFQTPLVRTPDAFYPAVRDASSGETLWFPPLGRCRRLL, from the coding sequence ATGACCGCACCCGACGTCGAGATCGACGTTCCGTTTTCCCTCCGCGATCGCGCGGTCTTCCTGCCCGCCGCCGAGACGCTCGTCCTCGCCGACGTCCACCTCGGCAAAGCGGCTGCCTCGAGCGTCGATGCGCCGATCGACGACGGGAGCGATAGCCTCGAGCGGCTCCGGGCCCTCCTCGCGGAAACCACCCCGGAAACCGTCGTCGTCGCCGGCGATCTGTTGCACTCGTTTTCGCGGGTGCCCCGCGGCGTGGCGCGCGATCTGGATCGCCTTACAGAGATCGTCGAGCGGCCCGATGCCGAACTGATCGTCACGCCCGGCAACCACGACGCGATGCTCGCGGACGCGTTCGACGGCGAGACGACTGCCGAGTACGCGGTCGCCGACGGCGAGACGGTGGTCTGTCACGGTCACGAGCGCCCCGACACGGCCGCCGACCGCTATATCGTCGGCCACGATCACCCGGCGCTGTCGATCGAGGGGCGCAAACGCCCGTGTTTCCTCTACGGACCCGAGCAGTACGAGGGTGCGGACGTGCTCGTGCTCCCGGCGTTTACCCGCCTCGCCGCCGGGGCGACGGTCAACGGGATGTCCGGCCGGGACTTCCAGACGCCGCTCGTCCGCACCCCCGACGCCTTCTATCCCGCGGTCAGGGACGCCTCGAGCGGCGAGACGCTCTGGTTCCCGCCGCTGGGGCGGTGTCGGCGGCTGCTGTGA
- a CDS encoding FAD-dependent oxidoreductase, translated as MQTTPRVLVAGGGLAGLVAARHLAAAGADAALLERRERVGGRVRTLERDGYRFDRGFQVLFTAYPAVRRELDLEALELRRFAPGATIAGPDGRSVLADPLREPGTIAKTLSTPFVSVGDALRVARLWWELRQTDPDELFAGSDERIDAFLRDRGFSDAFIEGFVAPFYGGITLDQSISISRHVFEYTFKTLAAGEMAVPAAGMGAIPTQLAARVHEAGGTIRTGVGVESVAADGGNSSRERPNTDGSVTVETDEGTVAADAVVVATDPPTARDLTGVESIPTDARGCVTQYYALPDDIDLETGRRLLLNATDRGPNHVVPHSAVAPEYAPDGMALLSATYLGVPDESDDALADRTRAALESWYPDREFDALEALHTERVPFAQFVQLPGFRDRLPDARDPAGSVYLAGDYTQWSSIQGAMESGRDAAKAMIDDLSR; from the coding sequence CTGCAGACGACTCCGCGGGTACTCGTCGCCGGCGGCGGACTGGCCGGACTGGTCGCCGCGCGCCATCTCGCCGCCGCCGGCGCGGACGCGGCGCTGCTCGAGCGCAGAGAGCGGGTCGGCGGCCGCGTCCGGACCCTCGAGCGCGACGGCTACCGGTTCGATCGCGGCTTTCAGGTCCTCTTTACCGCCTATCCCGCAGTGAGGCGGGAACTCGATCTCGAGGCGCTCGAGTTGCGCCGGTTCGCGCCGGGAGCAACCATCGCGGGACCCGACGGCCGATCGGTGCTCGCGGACCCGCTCCGGGAGCCCGGAACGATCGCAAAAACGCTGTCTACCCCGTTCGTCTCCGTCGGCGACGCGCTTCGTGTCGCTCGACTCTGGTGGGAGCTTCGGCAGACCGATCCGGACGAGCTATTCGCCGGTAGCGACGAGCGGATCGACGCGTTCCTCCGCGACCGCGGCTTTTCGGACGCGTTCATCGAGGGCTTCGTCGCGCCGTTCTACGGCGGCATCACGCTCGATCAGTCGATCTCGATCTCGAGACACGTCTTCGAGTACACGTTCAAGACCCTCGCAGCGGGCGAGATGGCGGTTCCGGCCGCCGGCATGGGCGCGATTCCGACCCAGCTCGCGGCCCGCGTTCACGAGGCCGGCGGCACGATCAGGACGGGAGTCGGCGTCGAGTCGGTCGCGGCGGACGGCGGCAACTCGAGCAGGGAACGCCCCAACACCGACGGCTCCGTCACCGTCGAGACCGACGAGGGGACCGTCGCGGCCGACGCGGTCGTCGTCGCGACCGATCCGCCGACCGCTCGCGACCTCACCGGCGTCGAGTCGATCCCCACCGACGCGCGGGGCTGTGTCACCCAGTACTACGCGCTACCGGACGATATCGACCTCGAGACCGGGCGGCGGCTCCTGTTGAACGCGACCGATCGAGGGCCGAATCACGTCGTGCCCCACAGCGCGGTCGCGCCCGAGTACGCCCCCGACGGGATGGCCCTACTCAGCGCGACCTATCTCGGCGTCCCCGACGAGAGCGACGACGCCTTGGCCGATCGGACGCGAGCGGCCCTCGAGTCGTGGTATCCCGACCGGGAGTTCGACGCACTCGAGGCGCTCCACACCGAGCGCGTGCCGTTCGCGCAGTTCGTACAGCTGCCGGGGTTCCGCGACCGGCTGCCCGACGCTCGCGATCCCGCGGGCTCCGTCTATCTCGCTGGCGACTACACGCAATGGTCGTCGATTCAGGGCGCGATGGAGAGCGGACGGGACGCGGCGAAAGCCATGATCGACGATCTGTCGCGATAA
- a CDS encoding gluconate 2-dehydrogenase subunit 3 family protein produces the protein MADDDEPAFDFTRDLSRRTVMRAGGTLAVFGIAGTAEGFDPEQFDVTPLQQLEEVEVEEQGLEYFTIQQARVVHDLTARIYPSDDNGPGAPEAGVVYFIDNQMNSAWGRGERWYMQGPFAGKDPSAPFEDDTEEPADIEQDQEVPWAETTPAQTQGWQYALTPNEAYDQGIAAVEEHVRGEYDAETFTGLDDDQQDAVVEALEAGEVAAFEDTDIDSEGFFLMVRQNTLEGMFSDPMYGGNREMIGWRLKGFPGTPGALGSYRGILDEGEYVELEEGDYRKLADDIESLGLDTENEQPANEQSEGGHAHVHDAAEADYPNIVDEQAARGNADDESVRTDLDDEAADRGGER, from the coding sequence ATGGCAGACGATGACGAGCCAGCGTTCGACTTCACGCGCGATCTCTCGCGGCGAACGGTGATGCGGGCCGGGGGCACCCTGGCCGTTTTCGGCATCGCCGGAACGGCGGAGGGGTTCGATCCGGAACAGTTCGACGTGACGCCGCTCCAGCAACTCGAGGAAGTCGAGGTCGAGGAACAGGGCCTCGAGTACTTCACGATACAGCAGGCGCGAGTCGTTCACGACCTGACGGCGCGGATCTACCCCTCCGACGACAACGGGCCGGGCGCGCCGGAGGCCGGCGTCGTCTACTTCATCGACAACCAGATGAACTCGGCGTGGGGTCGCGGGGAGCGATGGTACATGCAGGGGCCGTTCGCCGGGAAGGACCCGAGCGCTCCGTTCGAGGACGATACGGAGGAGCCGGCGGACATCGAACAGGATCAGGAAGTCCCGTGGGCGGAAACGACGCCGGCCCAGACCCAAGGCTGGCAGTACGCGCTCACGCCGAACGAGGCCTACGATCAGGGGATCGCGGCCGTCGAGGAGCACGTCCGAGGGGAGTACGACGCCGAGACGTTCACCGGCCTCGACGACGACCAGCAGGATGCGGTCGTCGAGGCGCTCGAGGCGGGCGAGGTGGCGGCGTTCGAGGACACCGACATCGATTCGGAGGGGTTCTTCCTCATGGTTCGCCAGAACACCTTGGAGGGGATGTTCAGCGATCCGATGTACGGCGGCAACCGCGAGATGATCGGCTGGCGACTGAAGGGATTCCCCGGAACCCCGGGCGCGCTCGGCAGCTATCGGGGGATACTCGATGAGGGCGAGTACGTCGAACTCGAGGAGGGCGACTACCGGAAACTGGCCGACGACATCGAGTCCCTCGGGCTCGACACCGAGAACGAGCAGCCGGCCAACGAACAGAGCGAGGGGGGCCACGCACACGTCCACGATGCCGCGGAGGCGGACTACCCGAACATCGTCGACGAGCAGGCCGCTCGCGGGAACGCCGACGACGAGTCGGTTCGGACCGATCTCGACGACGAGGCCGCCGATCGCGGAGGTGAGCGCTGA
- a CDS encoding winged helix-turn-helix transcriptional regulator codes for MVDVLDNKRAATRFRILVQIAERQPAVSQGEIAGEVGVTSQAVSEYIRELVDDGLVEKEGRSRYRVTREGVDWLFRAADDVRRFADHVTGDVLGAMSEDAYIATEDIEEGETVSLSVEDGLLHAAPGSEGPATGIATTDAAAGTDVGVTSFEGVMELDPGSVTVLQVPSIRTGGSRAIDDETVTEACDEADVVVAAGVEAVVACRQAGTDPDVTFAVGDVAADAANHGLEVTAVATTDAVGRVTDALRDADVSYEVLEG; via the coding sequence ATGGTCGACGTCCTCGACAACAAGCGGGCCGCGACGCGATTTCGGATCCTCGTCCAGATCGCCGAACGCCAGCCCGCGGTCAGCCAGGGGGAGATCGCCGGGGAAGTCGGCGTGACGAGTCAGGCCGTCAGCGAGTACATCCGAGAACTCGTCGACGACGGTCTCGTCGAGAAGGAAGGCCGATCGCGCTATCGCGTCACCCGCGAGGGCGTCGATTGGCTCTTTCGGGCCGCGGACGACGTCCGCCGATTCGCGGACCACGTCACCGGGGACGTACTGGGCGCGATGAGCGAGGACGCCTACATCGCAACCGAGGACATCGAGGAAGGCGAGACCGTCTCGCTGTCGGTCGAAGACGGCCTCCTCCACGCCGCGCCGGGCAGCGAGGGTCCCGCGACCGGTATCGCGACCACCGACGCCGCGGCCGGCACCGACGTCGGCGTCACCAGCTTCGAGGGTGTCATGGAACTCGATCCCGGCTCCGTCACCGTCCTGCAGGTCCCCTCGATCCGAACCGGCGGGAGCCGTGCGATCGACGACGAAACCGTCACCGAGGCCTGCGACGAGGCCGACGTCGTCGTCGCCGCCGGCGTCGAAGCCGTCGTCGCCTGTCGGCAGGCCGGCACCGATCCCGACGTCACCTTCGCCGTCGGCGACGTCGCGGCCGACGCCGCAAATCACGGCCTCGAGGTGACCGCCGTCGCCACGACCGACGCCGTCGGCCGAGTCACCGACGCGCTTCGGGACGCAGACGTCTCCTACGAAGTACTCGAGGGATAA
- a CDS encoding HAH_0734 family protein, protein MKQLIIHGDPGIRNGAIIQYEGEEVVCFGINRNGEYHGPERVQLWCTVGSEDEYEDYEKRNFTPHFLDVDRADAEDIDVVQPKSDLAI, encoded by the coding sequence ATGAAGCAGCTCATCATCCACGGCGATCCCGGGATCCGAAACGGGGCGATCATCCAGTACGAAGGGGAGGAGGTGGTCTGTTTCGGGATCAACAGAAACGGCGAGTACCACGGTCCCGAGCGGGTGCAACTCTGGTGTACTGTCGGCTCCGAGGACGAGTACGAGGACTACGAGAAACGGAACTTCACGCCGCACTTCCTCGACGTCGACCGCGCCGACGCCGAGGACATCGATGTCGTGCAACCGAAGAGCGATCTGGCGATCTAA
- a CDS encoding GtrA family protein, whose amino-acid sequence MSKSLSEAVRTRIRALRSTARFSQFVGVGTVGATVDNVVLFLLVQRTGLGLAWAKLIAWELGIVVIFVINEQWTFSSHGEDGVGPLGRRFVRSNAVRFGGLLVTLAVLTVLTEQFDVWFMAANVIGIGVGFFVNYTCESLYTWQVHQE is encoded by the coding sequence ATGAGTAAGTCCCTCTCAGAGGCCGTCCGAACGCGGATTCGCGCGCTCCGCTCGACGGCACGGTTTAGTCAGTTCGTCGGTGTCGGCACCGTCGGGGCGACGGTCGACAACGTCGTGCTCTTTTTACTGGTTCAACGGACGGGTCTCGGACTGGCGTGGGCGAAACTCATCGCTTGGGAACTCGGCATCGTGGTCATCTTCGTGATCAACGAACAGTGGACGTTCTCGAGCCACGGCGAGGACGGGGTCGGACCCCTCGGACGGCGGTTCGTACGTTCGAACGCGGTTCGATTCGGCGGATTACTGGTTACGCTTGCCGTGCTAACGGTGCTGACCGAGCAGTTCGACGTCTGGTTCATGGCGGCGAACGTGATCGGGATCGGCGTCGGCTTCTTCGTCAACTACACCTGTGAGAGTCTCTACACGTGGCAGGTCCATCAGGAGTAG
- a CDS encoding GMC family oxidoreductase has protein sequence MAQQLDPVDVVTVGAGWTGGIIAKELAQEDYQVVSLERGGERETENFFTVHDELGYALRYKLMQDLSKETITFRNAVDDTALPMRRFGAFLPGSGEGGAGVHWNGQTWRFLPYDFEIRSRTIDEYGEEKIPENMQLQDWGISYDELQPYYDQFEYTAGIAGEAGNIEGETQELGNPYEGPRSREYPLPPMIETPVLERFKETADELGYEPFQAPSANLTEQYTNPDGVQQGQCQYCGYCERFGCEWGAKASPITTVLPAARETGNFELRTHADVVELLYNEDEQEVEGVRYVDRRTDEVYEQPADVVALTAYVLNNVRLLLLSDIGEPYDPETGEGTVGKNYCYQNFQASATGFFDDEEWNLYMGAGALGAAIDDFNGDNFDHSELDFLHGGNVALNQTGDRPIANNPVPEGTQSWGSEFKAQSIDNYHSSVSVSAQGSVLPFRENYLDLDPNYTDQYGQPLLRMTFDWREQDRNMVEHIGPYLEEIMEEMGANTVDASTSLEGSFDITPYQSTHNTGGAIMGSDPSESVVNNYLQNWDAHNLFVPGASAFAHNSGYNPTGTVGALAFRAAEGIQEYLDSPDLLASPDD, from the coding sequence ATGGCACAGCAACTCGATCCCGTCGACGTGGTGACCGTCGGCGCGGGCTGGACCGGCGGCATCATCGCCAAGGAACTCGCACAGGAGGACTATCAGGTGGTGAGCTTAGAGCGCGGCGGCGAGCGGGAGACGGAGAACTTCTTTACGGTCCACGACGAGCTGGGCTATGCGCTCCGGTACAAGCTGATGCAGGACCTCTCGAAGGAGACCATCACGTTCCGGAACGCCGTCGACGATACCGCCCTGCCGATGCGCCGCTTCGGCGCGTTCCTGCCGGGCTCGGGCGAGGGCGGCGCGGGCGTCCACTGGAACGGGCAGACGTGGCGGTTTCTCCCCTACGACTTCGAGATCCGATCGCGAACGATCGACGAGTACGGCGAGGAGAAGATCCCCGAGAACATGCAGCTTCAGGACTGGGGGATCAGTTACGACGAACTCCAGCCCTACTACGATCAGTTCGAGTACACCGCCGGTATCGCGGGGGAAGCGGGCAACATCGAGGGCGAAACGCAGGAGCTGGGGAACCCCTACGAAGGCCCCCGGTCGCGGGAGTACCCGCTCCCGCCGATGATCGAGACGCCGGTCCTCGAGCGGTTCAAGGAGACGGCCGACGAACTGGGCTACGAACCGTTTCAGGCCCCCTCGGCCAACCTCACGGAGCAGTACACGAACCCGGACGGCGTCCAGCAGGGCCAGTGTCAGTACTGCGGCTACTGCGAACGGTTCGGCTGCGAGTGGGGCGCGAAGGCCTCGCCGATCACCACGGTGTTGCCCGCCGCACGGGAGACGGGCAACTTCGAACTGCGGACCCACGCCGACGTGGTCGAACTGCTGTACAACGAGGACGAGCAGGAGGTCGAGGGGGTCCGGTACGTCGACCGGCGGACCGACGAGGTCTACGAGCAGCCGGCCGACGTCGTCGCGCTGACCGCCTACGTGCTGAACAACGTCCGGCTCCTGTTGCTGTCGGACATCGGCGAGCCGTACGACCCCGAGACGGGCGAGGGCACCGTCGGGAAGAACTACTGCTACCAGAACTTTCAGGCCAGCGCGACCGGCTTTTTCGACGACGAGGAGTGGAACCTCTACATGGGTGCCGGCGCGCTCGGAGCCGCGATCGACGATTTCAACGGCGACAACTTCGACCACTCAGAGCTGGATTTCCTCCACGGCGGAAACGTCGCCCTCAACCAGACCGGCGACCGGCCGATCGCGAACAACCCGGTCCCGGAGGGGACCCAGTCGTGGGGATCGGAGTTCAAGGCCCAAAGTATCGACAACTACCACAGTTCGGTCTCGGTCTCCGCACAGGGGTCCGTGCTCCCGTTCCGGGAGAACTACCTCGATCTCGACCCCAACTACACCGATCAGTACGGCCAGCCGCTCCTGCGGATGACCTTCGACTGGCGCGAGCAAGACCGGAACATGGTCGAACACATCGGCCCCTACCTCGAGGAGATCATGGAGGAGATGGGCGCCAACACGGTCGACGCGAGCACGAGCCTCGAGGGGAGCTTCGATATCACGCCCTACCAGTCGACGCACAACACCGGCGGTGCGATCATGGGCTCGGATCCGTCGGAGTCGGTGGTGAACAACTACCTGCAGAACTGGGACGCACACAACCTCTTCGTCCCCGGCGCGTCGGCGTTCGCCCACAACAGCGGCT
- the artA gene encoding archaeosortase A — protein MPALPATTAIPDAVVDVAAGPATPLFASIGSITLSDALAWLAIGAFVTAMVLEWLDAVDPARYLAAGAWVVFGVFWVTLTPHYYLEVKSPIETLLTIAALPLCVYTGYLLFRGRESLLLLSKAVAIMGLIYLPVETIPVVRTWLIETTASQTHFGMELLGHSPGLTEGSNGYVSKFDFDPNETVTGRTTYIITACTGIGSMAIFGGLIAAVKAPLERKATAFALAIGVIWFLNLVRNVFIGLASPWGWFQQDALVYVVTEFMGAPADRTSYIVAHNFIAQSLSIVALLGITYLVVRILPEVLEPLEDVLYILTGTEYDLADALGQELRADGGATTAASGTEPASERAATEAESDAASAADTGPER, from the coding sequence ATGCCGGCCCTACCAGCGACGACCGCGATTCCCGACGCAGTCGTCGACGTCGCGGCGGGACCCGCGACGCCTCTCTTCGCGAGTATCGGCTCGATCACCCTGTCGGACGCGCTCGCGTGGCTCGCGATCGGCGCGTTCGTGACCGCGATGGTCCTCGAGTGGCTCGATGCTGTCGATCCGGCGCGGTACCTCGCTGCGGGCGCGTGGGTCGTCTTCGGCGTCTTCTGGGTCACGCTCACCCCCCACTACTATCTCGAGGTCAAGAGCCCGATCGAGACCCTGTTAACGATAGCGGCGCTGCCGCTGTGTGTCTATACCGGGTATCTGCTCTTTCGGGGTCGCGAGTCGCTCCTGTTGCTCTCGAAAGCGGTCGCGATCATGGGGCTGATCTACCTGCCGGTCGAGACGATTCCGGTCGTTCGCACGTGGCTGATCGAGACGACCGCGTCTCAGACCCACTTCGGGATGGAACTGCTCGGTCACAGTCCCGGGCTTACGGAGGGGAGCAACGGCTACGTGAGTAAGTTCGACTTCGATCCGAACGAGACGGTGACCGGCCGGACCACCTACATCATCACGGCCTGTACCGGTATCGGGAGCATGGCCATCTTCGGCGGCCTCATCGCCGCCGTCAAAGCGCCGCTCGAGCGGAAGGCGACCGCCTTCGCGCTCGCGATCGGCGTCATCTGGTTCCTCAACCTCGTCCGGAACGTCTTCATCGGGCTCGCCTCGCCGTGGGGCTGGTTCCAGCAGGACGCCCTCGTCTACGTCGTCACGGAATTCATGGGTGCCCCCGCCGACCGCACGTCCTACATCGTCGCCCACAACTTCATCGCCCAGTCGCTGTCGATCGTCGCCCTGCTGGGGATCACCTACCTCGTCGTCCGCATCCTCCCCGAAGTCCTCGAGCCCCTCGAGGACGTGCTCTACATCCTGACGGGCACCGAGTACGACCTCGCGGACGCGCTCGGACAGGAGTTGCGCGCCGACGGCGGGGCGACGACGGCCGCATCCGGGACGGAGCCGGCGTCCGAGCGAGCGGCGACAGAGGCCGAGTCCGATGCTGCGTCCGCGGCCGACACCGGACCGGAGCGATGA
- a CDS encoding proteasome assembly chaperone family protein, whose translation MDELEIDAVAEVELDDPVLVEGLPGVGHVGNLAVEHLLEELEGESTLVRRIYSQEFPPQVSVEDGVSTLTCAEIYAVEVPDGRDLLLLTGDHQAQSNEGHYTLTDAFLDVAEEFGATEVYALGGVPTGELIDEYAVVGAVSDESLLEALEDADVEFREDEPAGGIVGVSGLLLGLGERRGFDATCLMGETSGYLVDPKSARAVLEVLEAVLGFELDYESLDERADEMEEVIGKIQEMEQQQQMDVPTDDDLRYIG comes from the coding sequence ATGGACGAACTCGAGATCGACGCAGTCGCCGAGGTCGAACTGGACGATCCCGTCCTCGTCGAGGGGTTGCCGGGAGTCGGGCACGTCGGCAACCTCGCCGTCGAGCACTTGCTCGAGGAACTCGAGGGTGAGAGCACGCTCGTACGGCGAATCTACTCCCAAGAGTTCCCGCCGCAGGTGAGCGTCGAAGACGGCGTCTCGACGCTGACCTGCGCGGAGATTTACGCCGTCGAGGTGCCCGACGGCCGTGACCTCCTCTTGCTGACCGGCGATCATCAGGCCCAGAGCAACGAGGGCCACTACACGCTGACCGATGCCTTCCTCGACGTCGCCGAGGAGTTCGGCGCGACCGAGGTGTACGCGCTCGGGGGCGTTCCGACCGGCGAACTCATCGACGAGTACGCCGTCGTCGGGGCCGTCAGCGACGAGTCGCTGCTCGAGGCACTCGAGGACGCGGACGTCGAGTTCCGCGAAGACGAGCCGGCGGGGGGCATCGTCGGCGTCTCCGGGCTCTTGCTCGGACTCGGCGAGCGCCGCGGCTTCGACGCGACCTGCCTGATGGGCGAGACCAGCGGCTACCTCGTCGACCCCAAGAGCGCCCGCGCGGTCCTCGAGGTGCTCGAGGCAGTGCTGGGCTTCGAACTCGACTACGAGTCCTTGGACGAGCGGGCCGACGAGATGGAGGAAGTCATCGGCAAGATCCAAGAGATGGAACAGCAACAGCAGATGGACGTGCCGACCGACGACGACCTGCGGTATATCGGCTAA
- a CDS encoding 50S ribosomal protein L44e codes for MQMPRRFNTYCPHCNEHHEHEVEKSRTGRSSGLKWDARRTRRSTSSIGNSGRFSKVPVGEKPTKKTDLKYRCSECGKAHLREGWRTGRLEFQE; via the coding sequence ATGCAGATGCCACGCCGATTCAATACGTACTGTCCGCACTGCAACGAACACCACGAACACGAAGTCGAAAAGTCCCGAACGGGCCGCTCGAGTGGTCTCAAGTGGGACGCTCGCCGCACCCGTCGGAGCACCTCGAGCATCGGTAACTCCGGTCGCTTCTCGAAGGTGCCGGTCGGCGAAAAGCCGACGAAGAAGACCGACCTCAAATACCGCTGCAGCGAGTGTGGCAAGGCCCATCTCCGCGAGGGATGGCGTACCGGCCGACTCGAGTTCCAGGAGTGA
- a CDS encoding translation initiation factor IF-2 subunit alpha — MKYSGWPEPGELVVGKIDEIEDFGVFVDLEEYEDKRGLIHISEVASGWIKNVRDHVREGQIAVCKVLDVDEGSQQIDLSLKDVNDHQRSDKIQEWKNEQKADNWMELAFGEEIDDEDYTAIANELIGIHGGLYEGFKQAAIHGEEALEDTDLEENEIDAIVETARENVSVPYVNVTGYVDLENPTETGVDGIREALEAAEGNGEVPEEVDLEVSYVGAPEYRIKVQAPNYKTAESQLEESAQRAVVAIEDQGGSGQYHRERRTDDE; from the coding sequence ATGAAGTACAGCGGCTGGCCCGAACCCGGCGAACTCGTCGTCGGCAAGATCGACGAAATCGAAGACTTCGGCGTCTTCGTCGATCTCGAGGAGTACGAGGACAAGCGCGGCCTGATCCACATCTCCGAAGTCGCGAGCGGCTGGATCAAGAACGTTCGCGATCACGTCCGCGAGGGCCAGATCGCCGTCTGTAAGGTCTTAGATGTCGACGAGGGGTCCCAGCAGATCGACCTCTCGCTGAAAGACGTCAACGACCACCAGCGCTCCGACAAGATTCAGGAGTGGAAAAACGAGCAGAAGGCCGACAATTGGATGGAACTCGCCTTCGGCGAGGAGATCGACGACGAGGACTACACGGCGATCGCCAACGAACTGATCGGCATCCACGGCGGGCTCTACGAGGGCTTCAAGCAGGCCGCGATTCACGGCGAGGAGGCCCTCGAGGACACCGATCTCGAGGAGAACGAAATCGACGCGATCGTCGAGACGGCTCGCGAGAACGTCTCGGTGCCGTACGTCAACGTCACCGGCTACGTCGACCTCGAGAACCCGACCGAGACCGGCGTCGACGGGATCCGCGAGGCGCTTGAAGCCGCCGAGGGCAACGGTGAGGTGCCCGAGGAAGTCGACCTCGAAGTGAGCTACGTCGGCGCGCCCGAGTACCGAATCAAAGTGCAGGCGCCCAACTACAAGACCGCCGAATCCCAGCTCGAGGAGAGCGCACAGCGAGCGGTCGTCGCGATCGAGGACCAGGGTGGCTCCGGACAGTACCACCGCGAGCGCCGGACCGACGACGAATAA
- a CDS encoding RNA-protein complex protein Nop10: MKSDIRVCSAWREAHDSPVYTLSATCPDCGAETANSAPAPFDPNDPYGEYRRALKRRRR; the protein is encoded by the coding sequence ATGAAATCCGACATCCGGGTCTGCTCGGCGTGGCGCGAGGCCCACGACAGCCCGGTGTATACCCTTTCTGCGACCTGCCCCGACTGCGGTGCCGAAACGGCAAACAGCGCCCCGGCACCGTTCGATCCGAACGATCCATACGGCGAGTACCGACGCGCTCTTAAACGTCGCCGCCGCTGA